From the Anopheles merus strain MAF chromosome 2L, AmerM5.1, whole genome shotgun sequence genome, the window TTACAAGTTTTAAGCAATTACTATTGGATCGATCTGTTTGGTTATGGTTTTCTACAAAAATGTGTGGATTTCTAAAATCCTTGATTACAGGGATCATTACTGTTCCCGAGGTGTTTTGCGTTTTTCGTTGATTGAATGATTGAAACGTAAAATTCTTCCTTGATAACATGCCAATTTCATTTTAACGTTTTCGTTTGACGTTAAAGGACGAGAAAAAAAGCTAAGagcaaatatttttcaaagctGTATTGGATGCTTTATACATCTTCGCTTTATCGCCCCAATTGGTACCTTGTTTCGGATAAAACGTTTCCTTCTAAAACCAAAATTGTACGAAATCTTTTTTCCCGTGGTGCTTTAATCTTTCGCTTGTATTTCCCCAGTCCTTATGAACCGAGATACGTTCTGCCGGAGTGAACATTTTCTGCCGCCTATCTAATACAACTAAATGAATTTGTGTGCCTCTTTAATACAAACTGTTTTAATAGATTTTTGTTCCTTTCCTTCtcgtttcttttcatttccgcCCTTTCGTTTTTCGATACTGAAACTGGACATTTTTATCCATTCTCCGGACGTTAATAATCACCATTTCGCATCACCAAATCTCACAACCCAAAACCATCTCATCACCATCTTCACAACCACCACTTCCACACCAAAAATTCTCCATCGAAGCAAATACGAGAGCTCGAGAACAATTTggtgcaaaaactaaaattcaaccatggccaATCGCTACCACCGCTCCAACGGGGTCCCTTAACCCGTTATTTCCCGACCGCAGGTAAGACATGCGATCATCGTAGTGATGGCAACTCTTAACATGATAAGCTTCCATAACTATTGTCTGTGTTTGTTCGtaatctgtgtgtgttttatgcctttttttctaaacGGTGTCCACCAACAAAGCCTGTACTTCATGTtattgtggttttgtatgattAGCTTTGTCTTGTATTTGTTATTACGTGCCTTTTTCTGTAAAGATGTAATTTCTTTGCACATTTTCCTAAAACATAGTGAAAAACGATTGTTTCATTATATTTACCTATTGCTTCAACTTTACATATATGTTACTCTGGTTGTTATTTTACATTGTacatttcattttgttctATTAACATtaatttgttataatttattatttagtaGGAATATTGCCTTTCTATGTTATGACGTTCTATTCAAATAAATGAAGATAAATACTTTACTGGAATGTTTATCTACTACGTAGTATCAAAAGCTTCCATCTAAATAATAGTAAAGATTATTTCGTCgaaatgaaacacaaacaaagtGTAATTATTTTGTATATACGCTTTTCCTCGTTTTCCATACCCTTGTTCTCATTAAATGTTCTCCAAGGAAAGTAAATCACGCTTTTActatttttccaaaaaatgGTGCTTCAATACTCCCATTGAAATATGCAGTGAAATAAACTGTCATTCGCAAAATGTATCTACTTCGTGCAATATTCTAATCTGGGGACTGATTTTATTTCACAGACGAGCGTGTCATCGAGTACGATATCGACCGCGTGCTGTTCGACAAACGGTCCGAATTCCAGAAGATTCAGATCGTACACTCGCGAAGCCTCGGCAACATGCTGGTGCTGGATGAATTGCAAAGTATGTATGAAACGGTGCCCCTTTTACCATGTTTTCGTAGATAATAAATAGATACTTTTGAATGATGAGAGCAGTCGAAATCGCAAACCGCAAACCAGACCGATTGCATTAGAGTGAATGTCAAGGTTTTGATGATTGTTGTGCGTCACGATTTTTATCTTCGTCAGATATTGCCGAGGCGGATCTTATCTACACGGAGACGCTGATGTGCCGTGGTAAGGAAGATTACGCCGggaaggaaatttgcattctgGGCGGTGGCGACGGTGCCCTGCTGTACGAGCTGCTGAAGGAAGGGCCCAAGATGGTCGTAATGCTTGAGATCGACGAAATCGTCATGCAGGCGTGCAACAAGTACATGAACACCATCTGTGGTGACGTGCTCGAGAAGCGTACGGACGACAACTATGAGATCATCGTCGGCGATTGCATGGTGTACCTGAGGAAGTACATTAAGGAGGGGCGCAAGTTTGACTACGTGTTTGGCGATCTGACGGACATCCCGATCTCGGACACTCCTACTGGTGAGATATGGGATTTCATACGCACGATCCTGGAATCGTCCTTCCAGGTGCTGAAGCCGGACGGAAAGTTTATGACACACGTGAGTGGGGCCTGTTCAGAGGGTGGTGATTGTTTTTTACGTTTACTTTATTAACATCCTCTCCCATCCTTACAGGGTAATGGTGTCAGCTGCCCGGAATCGCTCCGCATGTATGAGGATCAACTCGCCAAGCTAACGCCAAAGGTGACGTACACAAAGAGCTCGGCGTTTGTGCCCTCGTTTATGGAGGAATGGGTGTTCTATCAGGTACAGCGTGAGGTCGCTAACGCCACCGAAAGCGTTTGACTTTGTTCCGCCAGCATCACCGCCACCACATTTGATCTAACGTTGCAATTATCGATAGCGACAGTGCTGCTAGCCCTGTCTCTTCCGCTAGCGATGCTTTTAACTCGCTCGACTGCGAGTAGCACTAGTAgttgtagcagcagcatcaggtCACGATAGCAGCACAAAATAGAAGACACTAGAACATAGCAATACTAGAACTACGTATTTAAACTACTTAATTGGAAATACTTGTTAGAGAACACGACGCGCGAATAATGGAGTGTGGAAGGCAAAGCTTTACCAAAGTTTGTCCAGAGGAAAAGAGAATTACGGATGGGAGGAATCGAGAAGGAATTTTTGTGGCACTAGATGTGTGAAACTTTATCTTCCCATTTTCTTCCTGCATACGCTTGGACAGTGATAGCATGTATGATAGATAAAATCGCCATGGGATGGGAGTAGAGTTGTAAACAATTAATCTCAATTCTTGATTCGAACGGTGGCAACTATGAAGCTAgattatcgttttgttttttcatcttAAGTTATGAACAGTTTCTGAACGTTACAAAACGCAGCCCTGCGTTGGTGGTATCAATATCAACAGACACACATTGCGTATACGTTCCATAGGTACGATACGCAACAAAGACATGCACAATGATGgaatttatgtttgattcaTGTTTCGTAACTAACATAAATAACCACAGCAGAAATTTCCTAGACCCAGAAAAGCTTCGTGGAATGggacgaagcaaaaaaaaagcgcggGAAAGCAACAGGAACTTAATTATCACGCTGAGCAGTTAGGAGAGTATAGCTTTAGTTGCTAGGAATGTGTGTTCTTTAGTTAATTTTAACGTTGACTTTGCTGTTTAGTGTACTTACGCAAGAGAGTTGCTGGTTGCTCTTTTCACTCCTGTCCTCGCTGTGGTGGCTACTAATTAAGTGTAGGCGAACCAAGACCGAaacggcacacacatacacggtaTACACGGTATAGAGAAcggagcgtgtgtgtgcatgcttgAGAAGCAAGTTGTCCAAACGAATTGCCATTTATGAAATAGAATTTTGATTAGCATGCAAACGAATGTGTTCTATCTAAGTCACAATAAAACCTGTGAGTGGCTggtgaaaatgtgaaaaaaacaTGCAAGAAAGTGGTTTATATTTATTGATGTTCTTTCATAAACGGAAGGAAACGAGCGGAACAGTACGAAGCGGCTCAGAAATGCTTGTGCACGCCATGTGAAAGGTATTTATATTATCAAATTGACTATTTTGATTTCACATTATTTTGACGCACTTTTATTCATCCTCATGTTTGATTTCTATTTTCAGTGTTGCTGTAGTTCTTGGTTAGAATTATGATAATACTTGGTTAAATTaatgtaattttaaatttatagtttagttattttaatttactctTATTCTTATTTATCTTTATCTTACTATTCTGatcttattttaaataatttaaatttctatttttttttgtttttatagaGATTTTGAGCCGActggcctcattcgcctcttttaATTTCTTATTGCTTACGGTTATTCAAATAACTATTATCTATTGTATTACACACACCattataatattaataataataataattattattattatcataaatagaaataattggaaaagaaacaaacaaccatAAACTAAATTTGAAAAGTCTAACGTAATAAATAACACATGATACAGTTTTAAGTATGAATTtagcaataaaaatattttacttaatttttaattttttgacagatggaAGCGCATTCGCGGTGCGCATTGTGTGTACACCGCCAATACGATTTTGCTTGATAAATCAAATATCCGTACTTCGGGCGGTAATGAGTCACTTGTGTTTACATCTGGTGTAATGTTGCACCGCTTCG encodes:
- the LOC121592571 gene encoding spermine synthase isoform X2, with the translated sequence MSANSILLDFSLDPARIIDEVSRKDIVRVCKEGLEKYLAGLKISYDMLTTDGYLCILSETGTGTIVTIRFFEQGLITINVEYYRKDGDEAKISFEQIRELENNLVQKLKFNHGQSLPPLQRGPLTRYFPTADERVIEYDIDRVLFDKRSEFQKIQIVHSRSLGNMLVLDELQNIAEADLIYTETLMCRGKEDYAGKEICILGGGDGALLYELLKEGPKMVVMLEIDEIVMQACNKYMNTICGDVLEKRTDDNYEIIVGDCMVYLRKYIKEGRKFDYVFGDLTDIPISDTPTGEIWDFIRTILESSFQVLKPDGKFMTHGNGVSCPESLRMYEDQLAKLTPKVTYTKSSAFVPSFMEEWVFYQVQREVANATESV
- the LOC121592571 gene encoding spermine synthase isoform X1; its protein translation is MSANSILLDFSLDPARIIDEVSRKDIVRVCKEGLEKYLAGLKISYDMLTTDGYLCILSETGTGTIVTIRFFEQGLITINVEYYRKDGDEAKISFENMKMLENGLRIRLEAKRSKHLPPIKRGSSVDVYLTSSDERVIEYDIDRVLFDKRSEFQKIQIVHSRSLGNMLVLDELQNIAEADLIYTETLMCRGKEDYAGKEICILGGGDGALLYELLKEGPKMVVMLEIDEIVMQACNKYMNTICGDVLEKRTDDNYEIIVGDCMVYLRKYIKEGRKFDYVFGDLTDIPISDTPTGEIWDFIRTILESSFQVLKPDGKFMTHGNGVSCPESLRMYEDQLAKLTPKVTYTKSSAFVPSFMEEWVFYQVQREVANATESV